One Populus nigra chromosome 16, ddPopNigr1.1, whole genome shotgun sequence genomic window, TACTTCTAAGCTCAGTTTTGgtaaaatctattttcaatttAGGTCCTGAGTATTGAAAAGCTTTTTGTTTGATTAGTGATGTCGGCACAGGATGAGGTCTCAATTGTTGTAAAGTGCTTGAGACTTGGAGCGGCAGACTATCTTGTAAAGCCTTTACGTACTAATGAGCTCTTGAACTTGTGGACACACATGTGGAGAAGGCGGCACATGGTTTGTTTTCTTCTATTTGTttagctcttttctttttcttgaaccagttttgaatttctttctttctaatatAGTGACTGTGCATTGTGTCCATACGAGTGAGTTGGTGAGGTAGTGTTGTGATGCGAACTCAAAAGGCTAAATCTTAGAGGCTATAATCAAGAATTGAAATACTCAtccaagaaaactaaaattaaattagaaaacttTGACCCAATAATTCCTTGAACGAAGAACCAAAGGTATATGGTTAAAACGCTACAAGGATAATATCTTTGATAAGTTCTGTAAATTCAATGAAGAACCCAAAGAAGAAGTACAGTCACGTTGTTCAATTTTTAACGATggcaatttcttttccttttcaatgtTATTTCAACTACTTATAAATGACTTCCAAAATGAACCCAATTTAGCTaatagatttaaattaaatccaCATAGCTAACTATTTAAATCCAAAACTAAATAAGAATACTTTGAAGCCCATGCTTGTATTTAATGAGGCCCAATCATTATATGCTGTGCATGTTAAATATCTGCATATGTGTTCCATGTTAAATAACCCCAACATGTGCTTGGATCACATTGATTAAGGTTTTATCCTCCTATGATCTCAACTTTATATGATCTCAACTTTATGCTTGCCATCATCTTAGAAGGAGTTTTCGAAGCTTGCCTGACTCAAATGTCATGAATCAACcctttaattgctatttttatcCTCTTGGCATTTTCCCTTGTAATAGGTCCAATCAGCACATGAATGGATCTTGGAGTTTTGCATGTTGATTCTCATCATTTCCCCTCtcttaaaaaagatttgatcttGAATCGTTACCTACATATAAAAAAGACACCTGGAGATAGAAAACATTAAATGTAGTCCTAACATTAAACTCACCTCGAGATAAAAAACATTAGATGCAGTACTAACATTAAACTCTTaggaatcattttttttgtgcGAGTTATCTTTAACTTGCGAGTTTCATACCATCCCGGTATCACATCATGTTGTATATTAGCAATGCTGAGATAGAGAAAAGGTGTAATAGAGGGTGTCTTAGGAATATTCAGGAAGCGCAACAATCTAAGAAGAAATTCGCCAAaagaatagagagaaaatgTGAGGTGAGAGAGACACTCTCAAGTGAAGGAGTGGCCAAAGGATCCCAAATGAGGTAAGAGATGGGGTATTTTTTGTGTCAGAGATTACTTGTTTGTTAGGATTATGCCAAGTTTTCAGTGTGTACTGGATGAATGCCATGTGTGTGGAGCGATGCATGTCTACATTCTTAAGTTTTATCAAGAAAGATTAAGGTGGCTCAAGGTCAACCTTAATGGACCGTGATTTGATCTCACAAAGCCAAATCTTCCTTAAGCATTCCATAAGACCAAAGATTAACCATGGACCACACCACATGGCCTTGGCTAATCCTTCTGGGCCTCCAGTCCTTATCCAAGTGTGTATTGAGTCTTTATCTATGTTGATATCCAATTTGGTAGTTTCTCCAcgtgcaaaataaaaataaactaataaataaggGAAAATGGACAGTGTTTAATATGCCCCAAATTGATAAACTATCCATGCAGCGTAAATGTCATGATAATATTTAGTGACCTGCAGTGTTACTTTGATTGCCAATTGGATCTATGTTTGGGGATCTTTCTACTCATTAGCAGAATCATTTTGTAGAACTGTGGTGATTAGTAGGTGCAAGGAATGAGTCATTGTTTCTTGGTGATTGACGTGGATTTGGTGTATTATTGTGCGGAATGGCACAAAAGGATCCATATAACCATCCCAAACTATCCCAAACTAGTTTGGGATTAAGGCttggttgttgttgtttcttAGTGATTGCTGTGCAGAATTATTGGACCATGAGCTCTCTTTTCATGCAGCCCCACTGTTTAGCATTAAGAATAGATAGTAAGGTTTATTGGGTTTATTTGGTGAGAAGGTGAAGATGACCTACCTGCTTCTGTTCAGATGTCTGTCCAAGGACATTTTCATGCTTGTTCTTGCATTAGCTCGTGCTCAATTTCAAGTGGATTGTAGTGCAGTGTTATATTTATGTGAAGGCCTGGTTGACATGTGTGTCAGATGTTTGTTGACCTAAACTTCTTGATTTTGTCTTTGCATATTTTCCATACTTTCTTGTTAAAAACTTCACTGACAGCAAGCAAATATCTATCTGTATTAAGAGGTACTCATAAATATCTTTGTGTTGGCAGCTTGGATTGGCGGAGAAGAACATCTTGAACTATGACTTCGATCCGGTTGCATCAGATCCTAGTGATGCTAATACAAACAGTACTACGCTGTTTTCAGATGACACGGATGACCTGTCTCGTAGGAGCACCAATCCTGAAATGGGGATGTCAACTCATCAGGAAGATGAGGTCAGTATAATGTGCACCTGAAGTTTGGCATCTGAAAATAAGTGTACAGAGTGGTAGTAAAATCTCTTTCCTACAGATGAATACACATTTTCTTTAGTGAAATATATATTACCATGAATCTTGATGTGCACTGGGCCTGTCCACTAGTCCTTTGCATAGTAACTTTTCAGATGTGCAATGACTTCACTAACCTATATGTCTGCACCACTCAATTTTTGTGCAATTGTAAGGTGCAAACAGCACATCTACTCACTTCCAGAACAAAGCAGTTAAACTTGTTCCATTTCTATGAAGTTTTCAGAGGAGATTTTATGaagttaaaaaatgaaatacaatGGAAAAGCAACTCACATGCAAGTTATTTCAATATGTGCAAATGTGTTTATAGGTATCAGTAGTTATTAATTGGAACCTGTTACCCTGAATATGCAATTGGCAtgatcaaaaacatttttagatGGGGAACAATAGGAAAGGAAATAGAAGATCCTGCAACTTGGAGGGGAATATGATAAGGAGGAGAAAATGATACCCGCAACTTCTGTTTGTAGTTTGCCAAATAATTACATTACATAGGTGCTCGCTTGAAAACTTGAATTTGAAGCATGTATCATAATTGACCAAGACATTATAAACAAGTATCTACACTAAACATTTCTCTGCTCAAATGTTCATGCAAGCCAAAATCTCGTTTCAAAATTGTCATTGAAACTTTTGATACTCTCTGATGTGCCAAGCTTGACATTTGTCTGTACCTTagtctgctgctgctgctgcttctgcttctgccgccgccgccgccgccgccgagCCTTCTCCTGGTGATCCACAGAAATATCGACCTGATGTGCCAGGGATCAGTGACCGCCGAACAGGTGAGGTTTgcataatttgataatttctgTTCTGTATTTTGACACCAgctctcagtttttttttcttcctaataTTTAATGCTTAACTTCATCAATGTTTGTTCTGTTCTAAGTCTCACTTTGGTGAATAATATTCAGGACATTTATCTTCTGGTCCAAAGAAGAGTGAATTGAAGATTGGCGAGTCCTCTGCCTTTTTCACTTATGTCAAATCAAGCACGGTGAAAAACAATTCCCAAGGAGTTGCTCTTATTGAGGACAATACTAATCAAAATTTGAGGATGGAAGAGAAACTTCAAGTATGTGGCGAGCAAATGCTTAATGATGCCCATTTACAAGAAAATGGGGAGGCATTGGAAATCCACTCGCAAGGAGATGACTTCCGTAGCAGTTCTAGCATTCctgactctctctctctggaaAGATCTTGCACCCCTCCTGTGTCAAGAGAATTTCCCCAAAGAAATTTCAAGGATGATCGGGTGCTTATGCATCAAACGAATGAACCTCAATTAGATGCGTCAAGTTTATCGACACAAAGTGTGTATCCATATTTTATGTCAGGCGTTGTAAATCAAGTTATGATGTCATCATCAGCACAACTCTATCAAAAGAACCTGCATGAGTTGCAAAGCCATGGAACTTCTGCCATGCTTCCTGGATACAATCATCTTCCCCAATGTCCGCCTCACATGTCCGGGATGGCATCATTTCCATATTACCCTGTTAGTATATGCTTACAACCTGGTCAAATGCCTACCACTCCGTCATGGCCATCATTTGGATCTTCAACGTCATCTGATGTGAAACTAAATAAAGTAGATAGAAGAGAGGCAGCATTAATCAAGTTtagacagaaaagaaaagagcgcTGTTTTGATAAGAAGATAAGGTATGTTAATCGGAAAAAACTTGCTGAAAGGAGGCCTCGAGTGCGGGGACAGTTTGTGAGGAAGGTAAATGGTGTAAATGTGGATCTCAATGGGCAACCTGCTTCTACAGAttatgatgaagatgaagaagaggaCGATGATGAGCAAGCATCAAGGGATTCTTCTCCTGAGGACGATGCTTCAGGATCTTAATGTCAAGTTGCTGACAAATGAGGTTCCTTGCGTTTCTTAACATCCCTTCCATTTATTAAGCTATTAGTCCGAAGTCTGCCAATGATGCTTCgttttttcattgaatatgATTGTGTGAGCTTCATTGAGGGACAGATGAGATCAAGTTGCGAGTGCATGAATATATATTGGGAGCGCTTCTTCTGCAAGATTCGGAAAGCATATCAGTGTTAGCATTTGATAAAGGATATCACTATGAGATTGTGCATGCATGAGGGCAAAGCTCTCTGATTTTACTATCCCTCTGGTTCAAATCCCAAAGGTTTGGGTAGGTAGCCTTTTTCAAAATTGGAAGGAATGTTGGGACATGCAAAAATTCGTCCTGAGTTCAATTTCTGTAGTGTCATGACCAAGAGACCCATTTATGTGGGTAAATGTCATGTACATAAGCTATCCTTACTCTGGCATGGTGTAATTGACGAAATTGAAATCAGGCAGCAATGGAGGCGGGCAGATCGATTTGCTAATCTGTTGACTACGTGGTCTGTGGTGAAGAGCATGTACGGAGGTACAATTCCAtgcaaaaaaagagaagaaaaaaagtgaagCAATCGTTGAAGTTTGTCCATTGCGTTGACTCAAtcgtttgtttgtttgtattttctttgtCCAGGTTCAGGGTTCCACCACCATTTGTCTCTTCCTGCATTCT contains:
- the LOC133675601 gene encoding two-component response regulator-like APRR1, whose amino-acid sequence is MEGEVDEQNLSGHMKESGNGKSVGGGGAGDGFVDRSKVRILLCDNDAKSSQEVFTLLLKCSYQVTSVRSARQVIDALNAEGPEIDIILSEVDIPMAKGMKMLKYIMRDKDLRRIPVIMMSAQDEVSIVVKCLRLGAADYLVKPLRTNELLNLWTHMWRRRHMLGLAEKNILNYDFDPVASDPSDANTNSTTLFSDDTDDLSRRSTNPEMGMSTHQEDESAAAAASASAAAAAAAEPSPGDPQKYRPDVPGISDRRTGHLSSGPKKSELKIGESSAFFTYVKSSTVKNNSQGVALIEDNTNQNLRMEEKLQVCGEQMLNDAHLQENGEALEIHSQGDDFRSSSSIPDSLSLERSCTPPVSREFPQRNFKDDRVLMHQTNEPQLDASSLSTQSVYPYFMSGVVNQVMMSSSAQLYQKNLHELQSHGTSAMLPGYNHLPQCPPHMSGMASFPYYPVSICLQPGQMPTTPSWPSFGSSTSSDVKLNKVDRREAALIKFRQKRKERCFDKKIRYVNRKKLAERRPRVRGQFVRKVNGVNVDLNGQPASTDYDEDEEEDDDEQASRDSSPEDDASGS